DNA sequence from the Candidatus Polarisedimenticolia bacterium genome:
GTGACCTCCGTTGCCGCCCTGCCCAACGCCGCCGGCGTCGACCACCATCTGCACCGAGCCCCCGCCAAGCTGGTAGATGCCCGTGTCGGGGAAGGCGCGGCATGGAAAGGATCGCGGCCCGGCGGGCGTCGCGGCCGCTTCCCGCCACTGCAGGAAGGGCTCTCCCAGGACCCAAGCCCCTTCGACCCAGGCGTCCCCCGCCAGATGGAGCCAGTCGGATCTCCGGAACAGATAGCCGCCCAGCGCCATCAGCGGACGCCAGTCGCGGCGCGATCGATGGTACTGGGAGAAGATGAGGAAGCGGCCGTCGTCGTTGTCCCCGATCTGCGGCAGCGTTCCGTCCGGCCGAATCAGAACCGCCACTCCCTCGAGCATTGTCGCGAGTTTCTCGCTATACGAGGGGGGAAAGGGGTCGTGCTTCTCCGCCGCCAACAGCGCCGGGAACAGGAGCATCTCGGTCACGAAGGCGTGATACGAGAGGGAGGCTTCGTAGTCCATCCCGTCCCTGGCGACCTGCCGGTCCATCTCTTCGATCAGGCTCCGGCGGGCAAAATCCCTCCACTCGCTCGACTCCCGGAATTCGGAGAGTCCCAGGCCGCAGAGATAGAGCCCCGCCAGGTCGGCGAGGTAATGGTTGCCCCGCACCGGGCCATCCTCCAGATTCCGCACGATGAACCTCCCGTGGAGGAGCAGCGCCTTGAGCAACTCGCCCCAGAAACGGTCGTCCCCCGCCTGCCGGAGGTAGCCTTCGGCGGCCAGGATCTCCGCGGCCCGCAGGGCCACGTCCATCGTGCAGTTCCAGTTGACTCCGCGGTAAACGGGATTGGCGGCGACGAACGACTCGAGATGTCCGACCGCCAGGGCGAGGAACCGTGGATCGCCGCTCACCGCCGCGGCGATCCCGAGAGTGGGAAGATGCTGCAGCCGGCTGAGCTCCCACGGCACCTTGATGTCTTCACCGCGATCGGGGCGCTGGACGATCTCCAGGGAGTACTGCGCCGGCTCCCAGCGCTTCCCCGACTTGAAGTCGGTGTGCCAGTCGGGGCGTTCGCCGAGACGCCGCGGGCCGGATCCCAGGAGGTCGAAAACCCCCGCCACCAGCGCCTCCGCCGACCGCAGAATCGGCTCCAGCGACTCGGGACAGCTCTGGCTGAGGGCGCGGGCCGCCGCGCGGACCTGAAGGGACGCTGGCACGAGGGGCTCGCTCAAGCGGCGCCGCGCCACCAGCTCCTGGCGCGACGCGGCCGGAACGGCGAGGGCCGCCAGCAAATCGGCATCGGTGAGGCTGGGGATCTGCCGGCGGTTGCGGACGCGCCGGGCGTACCGCACCGCCCTCCCCGAAAGGCGCCGCAACGTCTCGGCGGCGGGAAGCGACAGCGCCTTGCGAACGTCGCGCGCCAGATCCTCGACCCGATAAGCTGCCAAGGCTCCCCTCAAAGAAAACGTACCGCTTCAAGGACGCGGGCGGCGTTCCGATCCCAGGTATGCGCCGCCGCCGCCTCCCGGGCGGCCGCTCCGAGGCGCCGGCGCAGCGGCTCATCGCCCGCCAGCCGCCCCAGGGCCTCCGCCAGCGCCTCCGGATCCCCGGGCGGCACCAGGAGCGCCGTCCTCTCCGGCACCAGGACCTCACCGATCTGCTCCAGGTCGCTCGCCACGATCCCCCTGCCCATCGCCATGTACTCGAAGAGCTTGGTGGGCGAGCCGAAGAAGCGGCTGCCGTCCCGGTTCGGCAGATGCGGCGAGGCGAAGAGGTCGCACGCCGCCAGGTAATCGGGGGCCTCACGCTGCGGCACGAGGCCGGCGAACCGGCAATGCTCTTCCGCTCCGCTCTGCCGGATGATCTCCCGCACGCGCGGCATGCCCGGTCCGTCCCCGACGAACAAGAGTGCCGCCCGCGGATGAAGCCGGGCGACCCGGCCCCACGCCTGCGCCAGGACTTCGGCCCCGTGCCACGGGCCGAAAGTCCCCACGAAGCCGATCACCGTCCTCCCCTCGAGCCCTAGCCGGCGGCGCACCGCATCGCCGCTTCGCTCGGGATGAAAGGATCGCAAATCGACCCCGTTCGGGCAGACCAGGATCCGGTGGGGCTCCACCCCTTTCGACAAGAGCTCTTCCCTCAGGACCTTCGAGACCGCCACCACCAGGTGCGCGTGCCTCAGGTTGGCCCTCTCGATCGCCTCGAAGACCGATCGGTGGGGCAGCGGGCGATCCCAATGGTCGGCGATCCAGACTCCGGAGCCGTTGTACTCCAGCACGAGCGGAACGCGCAGCGCGCGCGAGAGCAGGACCCCCGCGATGCTTCCTTCGTCGAAGCGGTGGTAGATCATGCCCGGCCGGTCCGTCCGGAAGAGATCCGATCCGGCGCGGCCGAGCGCGAAGGAGTGCTCGAAGCGCGCGGCCGAGCGCGAGACGCGAATCACCGAGGGAGGAGGAATCACGAAGACGGGCATCTCCTCGCGGGAGATCGCCGCCGGCGGATCGGCGCACAGGAAGCGGATCCGCTGCCCGGCGCTCCGGAACGCCTCCGCCATCCCGGCGATGTGACCCACCGATCCTCCGGCGCGCAGATCGCGCCACAGATCGGAGCGGAGGTAGAGGACCGAAGCTGCTCGGCGGGCGGGGAGGTCGCGAACGCGGCGGCGCGGGACCTGCGACAGCCCGGCGAGCACCGCCGCCATCCGCGGCCGCGAAGCCGCCGCCCGCAGCGCGCCGGCCAGGAGCGCCGGAATCTGCCGGGTGAGCAGCGGAACCCATCCCAGCGTCTCGACGCGTCCCTTGAGATCGCGCAGTCGCCTCTCCCGCGACCGGGCGAGGGCCCCCAACACTTGCAGCCTGAAGACGCGCTCGTGCCAGGCGAGGTCCTCGCTCACGATCTCGAAAATCTCCTCGCGGATGCCTCTCAGCTTCCGCAGAATGTCGCGTGGCGACGAGCGCAGAAAATCCTCACGCGTCCATTCGCCGGCGGCCGGACGCTCCCCTTCCTCCGGCTTTCGCTCGGGATCGGTCAAGAGCAGCCGCCGCAGCGATTCGGCGGCTTCTCCGCCGGATCGCTTCCGGGCCCGGCGCACCGGGATCCAATGCCAGATCTCCCCGGAATCGAGACGGCTCCGGCGGCAATAACGGACGACGCGCTCGTAGAAGAAGGAGGAGCAGTAGAGATGGTATCCGCGGGAGCGGAATCGCTCGTCCGGAAGCCTCGACGCGGCGCCTCGATCGGCGAGGCCGGGGTCGGCGAGGATCTCTTCCACGCTTCCCTCGAGAATCCGGTTGGCCATCGGATCGAAGACGAGCCATCTTCCC
Encoded proteins:
- a CDS encoding alginate lyase family protein gives rise to the protein MAAYRVEDLARDVRKALSLPAAETLRRLSGRAVRYARRVRNRRQIPSLTDADLLAALAVPAASRQELVARRRLSEPLVPASLQVRAAARALSQSCPESLEPILRSAEALVAGVFDLLGSGPRRLGERPDWHTDFKSGKRWEPAQYSLEIVQRPDRGEDIKVPWELSRLQHLPTLGIAAAVSGDPRFLALAVGHLESFVAANPVYRGVNWNCTMDVALRAAEILAAEGYLRQAGDDRFWGELLKALLLHGRFIVRNLEDGPVRGNHYLADLAGLYLCGLGLSEFRESSEWRDFARRSLIEEMDRQVARDGMDYEASLSYHAFVTEMLLFPALLAAEKHDPFPPSYSEKLATMLEGVAVLIRPDGTLPQIGDNDDGRFLIFSQYHRSRRDWRPLMALGGYLFRRSDWLHLAGDAWVEGAWVLGEPFLQWREAAATPAGPRSFPCRAFPDTGIYQLGGGSVQMVVDAGGVGQGGNGGHAHNDTLSFDLYLSGREVLADRGTGSYTPNLAERNRFRSTRSHNTMQVDGEEMNPFPEEPFRLIPADAPRVLRWRSQERYAYLRAEHSGYRRLGVSHRRSILMDRRQGSFRIEDRLEGAGTHRFVASFHLAPGLTASQEERGWSARDERGAPLLEFSWIGDPGPHRLHVEEDLHSPSYGVTRPAFVVRVERAGAVPFRLRYVLTPRPGEPR